The Nicotiana tabacum cultivar K326 chromosome 1, ASM71507v2, whole genome shotgun sequence genome segment GGCATTGGTGAATTAGCTGCTGGTGATGATTCATTTGTTCAGGCCAAGACATGGTCAGAGTTAGCTTTATTTCTTGGTAAAATTGTTGGACATTTCATTTGGTTGAAAGTTAGAAGGGGAGAGAGTAGACTTAAACTCAGGGGATATGTCTTAGTTGAACGACGTTCCAATCTACAGAAAAGGTTTGTGGTTAGAGCAGCATCTGATGAAAGACATCTTGCTGTTATAGCAGAATTAACTTTGGGACGTTGCACTGAACTACAGGgtacaatttttttatttttttttcgcCTAATTTTTACACTGTCAATGTATATAACTCTCTAATAGGAACATTGTACATAAAGTGTTTAAGAACAGACTTTTTTTTTTGATGATGCAGAAATGAGCAGAAGAATGGTAAATTCAGGCTCACGGGGATATAACCAAATGGGATTACAATATGACTGGAAGATGAAGGTGGGAACCTATCTACCCGATTCTCGTTCCACAATTGTTAGCTCCATACTTTTCATGCCTTTAACTAGAGAGTATAGAGTAGAAGCCACAATGGTTCGAACCATGGCCTGGTTTTCAGCAGCAGTATCTTCAGGAATCCCCCTTGTATTCGTTAACATTCAAACCGAGCAAATAAGCAATTTGGTATTACTCTCTACCTTTTCTGATAATAAGGTTTGACTTACATATACACTGACAGTATAAAAAAAATTTACATTGTTAACCTGTTGTAGCAGGTAACGTGCCTTATTCAGGTTATAACTAACCAGTACCTGTCAGTGTAAAGTCGATTGATTATACTCTAACTTAAAGTTTCATTATGAACTAATTATTTTTCCTCTTCATGCTTTTTATGTATAGGAGAGGAGAAACAACACTAGTAACCAATCCGCGCAAGGAGTAAGGCTATGGTATCTGCCAGGAATTGAAGAGGTTCCACTTGAACTAACACCTGAACCAGGAGAAACCAGATTTGGAATTGACATTAAACGAACAGATGAAGTAACAGTCATCGCCTTTTCATTCCTGAAAACAGTAAAGTAAATAACGTTACTACGAAATGTTTAAGTTAAATTTCTTAacatgttcttttttttttgttgttaaatTTCTTTTTAGGGATTTGTCAGTATATACTCAGTAACAAAGGGGACAGCTGCAGAACGAGGCGGTTTAGTGCATTTATTTGAGCAAGCAAACAAAAGCGAGCAACTTCTTGTGATTTCAAGGCTAGAAGGAAAAAGTCTTTTGCCTTCAACTGTTAGCCCAGAAGGTCTAATATATTGCTGTGACCATAGTGATATTAAGGAAACTCTCAATTTAGCAATGGAAAGAAGTGATAGTATTAGACTGCATATCATGGCTTGGCCTAATCAAACAACTCAAAATACCACACGGTCGTTTGGTGCTGCAGTTCTTATGCCTCCAAATTGATGCCATCAATAGTTCAACACCATACAACCAACAACTAAGCCTCAATGGCAAGCATTCGGCAATATCAATTCTCATTGTACATGTCGCTTCATTTAAGCTTATCTCAGTCAGCAGGTCAACATCATGTATAGAAATAATGCCCTATGTATCAAAATTTTGTCGACTAATTGGAAAGAAGTGAAAGCATTAGGCATATCATGCATGTCTTGGCCTAATCAGGCAACTCAAAGCACCACATGATCTATTGGCACTCTTATGCCTCCAAATTGATACTGTCACCAGTTCAAGTCAGACCATGTATGAATAATCTGTCTGTTCGAAAATTTTGTGGACAAATTGTAATAACCAACTTGAACCTGCTTTAGTTAGTAATAGCAGTTTACATGAAGAAGAGGATTTGTAATAAGATGTAAGGATATATTCTCAAAGTTGTTTCCAGTTTTAACGATGTACTTGTGTACAAATTAAATTGCAGAAGCAATAGGGAAACATTCTTGTCCGCAAAAATTAGACCCCCATAGAAAAATTGCTTAGAATTTGCTGCAAAACAAACAGATGAGAATCCACATTAGAATAGTATCTATAGCAGGTCAGTTTAACAAGTCTTGAATTGAAAGTTTGTCTATTATGATATTGAAAACAGCATATATGAATGTTAGTGTCTGAGTCCTTTTAAGAGCACTAGTACACAAGATTGCTTGCAAAAGCATGAATAGCAAAAGAATATTTCCTTTTTGCAACCTTTTTCTTTTCAGAAGTAACATCCATGCGCAGTTTCCCATTTATATACTGGTAGCTAACTTTCATTCTTTTATCTAGCTAGTCATATATCTGGCGATCAACCAAATTGTTCAGCCAATAACTTCACTTAATCATCTCTTTATAACTAATTGTTCTGTCTTATCTTCAATCTTGTAAATTGACTCATAATATTCATTTGAGAAAAGAATGTTTAACCGACAAAATTAGATCTGTTAAATTTTTTAACAGTTTGAGATAGACTCAAGAAaatacttcctttttttttcttttcttttggcgcccCTAGCAACAGAAACATATGACATTACAACTTTAGAAGCATGCGCCTTCAAAAGAAGAGGACATCTTTTCAGAACCAACATTGACAATTTTCCCTATTTAACCACTATAAATACGATGCAGTATGTAATTTTGATATTCATTGATGCAATGGCAATCTTACTCTCCCTTCTCCTTCATTTATCATTTGTTCTCTTCTTGTCATCAACATCTATAGTCATTACCTTAGCTTCCTTCCCTGGCAGCTCATCATCAGCCTTATGGTTTATGtaccctcctcctcctcctcctcctcccttTCACTATACATACCCATCCCCGCCTCCACCTCCACAGTCACATCACCATTACAAGTATAAATGCCCACCTCCACAGTCACATCACTATAAATCACCTCCACCGCCATCACCCGTTTACAAGTACATGTCACCACCACCACCGTCGCCCATTTACAAGTATAAGtcaccaccaccacctcctcttgTTTACAAATACAAGTCACCACCACCACCATCGCCAGCTTACATGTATAAGTCACCTCCACCACCGCCGCCTGTTTACAAGTCACCACCACCACCTCCAGCTTACATATACAAGTCACCTCCACCGCCGCCTCTGATTCATAAACCACCACCACCGCCTCCACCTTACTATAATTATGTTTCGCCTCCACCTCCACACAAACATCACCGTCaccatcaccatcatcatcatcaccaccaTAAGCCAAAATGGTCACCATATTCGTACATCTATTACAAGTCGCCACCACCGCCACCTAAACATTAACTTGCCTCCGGTTTACCGTGTTGTTTCTCCGCCACCTGTTCTCACTGGTTTGTAGTGCCAccgaaaagaaaaagagaatcaTGATGATGTTCCTTTAGGTAGTACGTATTTCTATTGGTGGTTTTTGACAATGTTGTAATcatatgtttttgttttgtatATACAATTGTTGTAGCAAGACTTTGGAGTAGATTGGGTACTTGAATAGTAAGATTATCTAAATAAACTATACTAAGATAATTGTAATCCTTATGCATAATTTGGTGGTTGGTGTACTTAATTTAGGAATTGTGCAACAAAGTTACTCATGTTACCATTACCTTCCATATAGATATATGCAAAACCTGGCCGTTACCGCAACATGCCACATTGATGATGGTTGCTCTATTCGACTCGACTGCGTCTTACATAGTCGTTTAATCGATTTGTAGCATGTTACCTAATTACTATTCCATCTGTCCCACTCTATATGACACGATTGGAACAGGTTCGTAATGCCATTTTGGATATgtctgcaaaatttcaagtcaatcggagttgttttggatagtttcggcgtcgttggtggaatttaggaatttcaaagttcataggcttgaaattgatgtgattttggtgttttgatgttgtttttgatgtttcgaaggctcgactaagttcgaatgatgttatgggacgtgttggtatatttgttgagattttcgagggcctcgggtggatctcgaaaggttaacggatcaatttagactagaagaaaagctgctgcatttttcaCAGCAGCATGAACAGTAACTCGGGTGAACAGTAACTCAAGTGAACAGTACTCGGGTGAACAGTAAAACGCGTGAGAAGTATTTAAATAAACCATTCGCGACCATTAAACCCTTTTACACCATTTTTGAACGAGAAAAGAGCTTTGAGGCGATTTTAAAGAGTGAAAATCATTGTTCttcattaaggtaaggattttggaacctaaaactcgattattTGTGATTAAGGAATAAAATATCagtgtttaattcatgaaaatcggtagaaaaaggtggagttagggcttgagattatgagaccttatagggatgatttgaggggtcaaacgaactccgattttcgagttctttatatgtatgaactcgtgagatgATGAAGAACATTTTGGTATAAATTTTGTCCAGTTCCGGAATGCGGGCCCGGGGATCGAGTTTTGACTGATTTTGGGTTTTTTGCTTAAAATTGATATTTTTCAATTGGAATTCACTCGCTTAGCAAAATTTGATGATAAAAATCTGAATTTGGTAGATTTGGAGCACTCGGAAGTTGGTTCGAGAGGCTAGCGTGTTGCAGAGTAGCTTGTCgggccagttcgaggtgagtaatgattttaaatgttgttctgagggtatgaaaccccggattatacaaCGTTCGGCAgtgttaaggtgacgcacacactagataacgagtgtggggtcgtgcaccattggggattgtgacttagtccatcccgcaTGACTATTTTTCTGTATATTTGGTAGCTAATTGTTTGATATATTATACTTTGGGCTAAATGcgatatttgggcttcgtgccaactgtttgaacccttaGAGGATCGTTAATGATTTTATCCTCACTATTTAATTTCATACTTGTGCTCAGCCATGCCAGATATTTCAATGTTTTTAAAAATCAGCTATATTAATCTGTTTTAGAAAccttaaatgatgttttaaagatattttgagctgagctgcatatttttactattgcccgaagggcttatgagattctgattgagtaaggccgagggcctgtattgtgaggatacttttgtgtcgggctgcacgccgcagcagtgatacactaattatgatatgaggccgagggcatgagattatacgccacgaggtggcttgatattgatatgaagccgagagcctgtttatgatgctacgagatagattgatattgcgcttgcaccgtaaggagcccctccaggagtctgcacatccccagtgagcgcgggtacccattgtgatatgagatatagcctgagAGGCTGGTGTTGTtctgtgatattgcccgaggggctaatttgatgttattgtgcccgaggggcagttcttatgtgtttaccattcctagttgtttttcctatctattgttgactgcttaaaaggtatttttatgagatttcattgTTAAATTGTGTTACTGATTTTGTTATGCCTCTGATAGCTAAATGTTGTGTTTAACGAGATTTTATATcgttcagtcttcatttattcttattactcactgagttggaagtactcactttacttcatGCACCTCTGTGTGCAGATTCGGGCGCTACAGGTCCTGCTACTGAGGGTTGACAGTTCTAGCAGATCTTCGGAGGTTTACTAGGTAGCTATTTGGCGATTCGCAGCCCAGTGCaacctccctctatcttattttttTCTGATTCAGTTATTTAGTAGTGGAGTAGACTTTCCGACTGGTAGTattgttttagatgctcatgactggtgacaccctgatgtcgggctgtgttggcttttatttccgcaaattttactgttaaatgcttattttgggattttatttctgattaaagacttagtagttattattttaattgctta includes the following:
- the LOC107824778 gene encoding uncharacterized protein LOC107824778 produces the protein MMILRLIKKYYCSIFKKKKKKKKMANFEKVVGVKKVRQKDPDGWDVTMPLPGDIIEGIGELAAGDDSFVQAKTWSELALFLGKIVGHFIWLKVRRGESRLKLRGYVLVERRSNLQKRFVVRAASDERHLAVIAELTLGRCTELQEMSRRMVNSGSRGYNQMGLQYDWKMKVGTYLPDSRSTIVSSILFMPLTREYRVEATMVRTMAWFSAAVSSGIPLVFVNIQTEQISNLERRNNTSNQSAQGVRLWYLPGIEEVPLELTPEPGETRFGIDIKRTDEGFVSIYSVTKGTAAERGGLVHLFEQANKSEQLLVISRLEGKSLLPSTVSPEGLIYCCDHSDIKETLNLAMERSDSIRLHIMAWPNQTTQNTTRSFGAAVLMPPN